The Tessaracoccus aquimaris sequence CGCGGTCGCCTACGACCTTGCCTCCGGCGAGGCGTTGTGGGGGAAGCAGCGGCGCGGTCTGACTGCGACGGCAGGGCTCGGGGCCTTCTTCCTCATCCAGCCGACCGCCGTCCCCGCATCGCTCGACCCCGTCACCGGTGCTCGCACGCAGCAGCACGACGCGGCGAAGGTGACGAGGGTGGACCCGCGCTCCGGCCGGGAGCGGTGGACGACACGACTCGACCACGCGGCCCGCGTCACCGCGGTCGTGGACGACGCGCTCCTGGTGGCGGAGAACAACTCGTTCAACCCATGGAACGGAGGGGAGGCCGTCCTGTCGGCGCTCGACGCCCGCACCGGAGAGGTGCGCTGGACGCGGCGCTTCCCGCAGAGTCACCTCGGGTTCATGAAGGGCGGCGACGGCGTGGTCGTCGTCGAGTTGGCGGGGCCGACCGTGCTCGAGAAGCGCGACCTCGACGAGTCGAGCACGCTCATTTGGTTGACAGGACACGAGAGCACGGTCGTCGGTTTCGACCTGGCCTCCGGCGAGGACCGGTGGCGCCTCGACCTCGAGCGCGGCTCGGCCCAGGTGATCGGCCGTCACCTCGTCACCCAGGACGAGTCGGGCACCATCACCGTCTACCGCTGACCGCTGCTTGCCGCTGACCGCTGCTTGCCGCTGACCGCTGCCTGCCGTTGACCGATGCGCTGGTTGGGTCTGGCGTTGAGCAGTAATCGGTGGTCGTTTCGCCGTGCGCCACGAGGACGCGGCGTGTCGCGCAACGAGGCACGGATGCTGCTCAAGTCCTGCCGCGGCCATCCCGCCCCGTCCTTGGCTGGACCGGCGATAGACACCGGGGTTCGTCACATGCGGGGACGGGCCCGGTCTAGCATGCGGGCATGAAGGTCGACGCGGATCCGGGCAGCGCCGACGCGCGCGCCGAGTTCCTGGACCTCGATGAGGCGCCCACCCGTGGGCCCCTGGTGACGTGGACGCCGCGGCGAACGCTCGCCACCGTCGCGATCGGGGTCGCCGCCGCCCTCGTCGCCACCCTCGCAGTCGCGCTGTGGCCGCGCCCCGACCCGCCACTCGACCTCGTCGGCATGGTTGGAGGCCCGGTCGTTGCCTGGGAAAGGCCCCTGACCAACCCTCGGCAGGTGCCGCTGCTGTTTCCCTGCGGAGCGGAGCGGGTCGCCCTGGTGGAGATGACTGCACCCGACCTCACCGTCACGTGCCTGGAGGCGGCCGACGGTCGTGAGGCCTGGACGGCGAAGGTCCCCGACCAGCGGAGCCTCGAGGTTCGCGACCTGGTCGGCACGCCCTACCTTGCCGTCGGTGCGGCCCCCGAGGTGACGCTCCTGAACAGGAAGACCGGGAGCATCGCCGGCCGCGTGCCCCTCCCGACGCAGACAAGCGACTTCCCGGCGACGCTCTCCGGCACGACGTCAGGGCGGCTGTTGATCGCCTCGACCTGGACGGCCGGGCTGAATTCGGGGCTGAGGGTCACGGCGCTCAAGGGCCTCGACGCGTCCGAACCGCGCTGGCGCGTCGATCTCCCGACACACGACGCAGGCGCGGGGTTCCAGGGCGGCTACCGCCCCGTCGAGGAGCGGCGCGGCTACCTGTGGGATCCCGAGCACGATGCGTCGGGCTTCGCGCTGGCGCTGGACGCCAGGACGGGCGAGCAGCCGCCTTGGAGCGCGGCAGCCTCGCGGTTGGGAGTCGTCGACGACGTGGTGGCGGCCCAGGAACCCGGCGGAGTCAGCGGCTACGAGATCTCGTCGGGTCGGCTGTTGTGGCAGGTGAAGGGCGACCACTCGCTCGCGGTGGCGGGCGAAAGGACGGTGATCCTCATCGACGCACCCGAGCCCGACGCCACCCTCGAGCCCGGCTCTGGCGGGCTCACCAGCACGGTGTCCGCGATCGACCCGTGGACCGGGCGGGAGCGCTGGCGCGCCCAGGTGCCGCTCATGGCCTCCGTCGCCCGGGTGACCGGCGACGGCGTCCTGGTGTCCAACCTGCGCACCATCAACGGCAACGCGGCGCTCACGATGCTGGCCCTCGACGACGGCGCCGTGCGCTGGTCCCACGAGATCGACGGCTACACGGGGTTGTTCACCGCGCTGGGGGAAGGGTACGTGATGGTCGACGGGTGGACCATGACGAGCGACCCCGACAGCTCCGCGGTCGCGTCCCTGAACGACGAGGCGCTCTTCGCGATCGACCTGGCGACGGGTGAGGAGCGGTGGCGCCTCGACGCGAGCACCCCGCAAGTGGTGGGTCGCCGCGTCGTCGACATCGTCGACGGCAAGGTCGTCGCCTACCGCTGACCCGTGGTGCAGGTGCCGAGCGTCGACGCCTCGCGCCTAGGTGGCCTGGGCCGGTCGCCGTTCCCTGAGCTTGTCGAAGGGTCCGCAACCACTGCTGGTCGTTCGGACGTCTCGACAAGCTCGACGAACGGATCCCCCTCCCCTGAGCTTGTCGAAGGGTCCGCAACCACTGCTGGTCGTTCGGACGTCTGGACAAGCTCGACGAACGGATCCCCCTCCCTCCGGCAGTGGTCGCTCGGACGTCTCGACAAGCTCGACGAACGGATCCCCCTCCCTCCGGCAGTGGTCGCTCGGACGTCTCGACAAGCTCGACGAACGGTCGCCGTTCCCTGAGCTTGTCGAAGGGTCCGCAACCCGCGCTGGTCGTTCGGACGTCTCGACAGGCTCGACGAACGGACTCCGCGCCGCGAACCCGTCCCCGGGTTCCCCACAGTCCGCGGCTCTGCGCGTCGAGAGCACCCAGAGACGTCCCTGCCGACTACCACCGGCGCGTGGCCTCCGATCAGTGCTCGGCGTTTCTGCGGACGGATCGCGCGGGAGGACTCCAAACGCAGGGTTCCCGTGGTTACCGTTGCCGTGGAGGAGGCATGACCGACGACGTGATCGAGCTCGCCGAATTGACTCGGCCGGCTCCCGAAGCCCGGTGGACGGGCCGCCACACCGGGCTGGTCTTCGCGGCGCTGGTCATCATCGCGGGCATCATCGCCGCCCTCACCTTCCTGACCGCCCCACTCCCGCCCGGCGACCGACTCACGCTGCAGGCGGCACCGCTGCCCGCCTGGACGACGAAGCTCGCCGACGACGAGTCGGCGATCGGCATCGGGGGCGACCTGATCGTCATCCACCAACGACGACTCGGCGACCAGGGCGCGGCCGTCCGCGGCATCGACCCCACGAGCGGGCGCGAGTTGTGGCGCCACAACGTCCGCGGTCAGGCCGGGCCACTGCTGGTGCGGAACCTGCCAGGCACCGGCTGGCTCGCGCTCCAGGCAGGTTCCGAGGTGACCCTCCTCGACCGGCTGACCGGCGCCCAGGCGGGGCGCTTCACCCTCCCCGACGGCGACGGCGGCGACGCCTGGTTCGGATCGAGCGACAAGGGGACGCTGCTGATGGCCGTGCCGAGTTACGGGTCAGTGGGGCGGGTCCTGACCGTCTCGCGCCTGTCGGCGCCGGACCCGAGGGCAGTCGTCTGGAGCAGGGAGGTGCCCCTCAACGCCGTCCTGATGCTCGCGCTGCGGCAGATGGACGTGGTGGAGCGCGAGGGGTTGCTGCTCGTGCGCAGTGCAGACGGATGGCGCGGTTCCGGCCGATACTCGCTTGCCCTCCGCGCCTCCGATGGGCGGGCGCCGGACTGGACGCGCGGCGTCGAGCGGTTCGTGATCGCCCGCGGCGTGGCGGTGTTCGGGGTCGATGGCCGGCTCGAGGGGCGCGAACTTCGCACCGGTCGCGAGTTGTGGCGATTGCAGCCGGCCTCGGCCTATCTGTTCGGGACCGACAGCGCGTTGATCATCGAGTCGATGGGCGAGTTGCGTCGGCTCGATCCCTACTCGGGCCGCACGCAGTGGACCACGGCCGTCGGGTCGGTGTTCACGGCCCTTGTCGAGCACGGAGACCAGTTGGTCTTCTACGAGGGCGCCCAGACGATCTTCCCCGACCGGGGCACGACGAAGGCGGACTCGGCCGCGCCGTGGGTCGCCGCCCTCGACCTGTCGACCGGGCGACCGCTGTGGCGTACGACGACGCCGTCACCGGTGCTCGACGTGATGCTCGGCACCGAAACGGTCATCGCGCGGATGTACGACGCACACGACACGTCGCCGACCTTCGAGGTGGCCGCCCTCACCGAGGGCGGCGCGATCTCGTGGGTGTGGCGGGATCAGCGCGACTCGTGGAGCCTCACCCGCCTCGGAAGCCACCTGGCCACGATCGACCCCGACGGGACGCTGACCCTGTGGAACTGAGCCTCAGGCCAGGTCGGCCAGGCGGGTGAGCGCGTCCTCCCAGTGGGACGACAGGGCATCGAGGTCGGCGTCGACCGGGAGACGGTCCTGCGCCAGGTCGAGCCGGGTGTGCCCGTCCTGGTCGCTGAGGCGCAGGTCGACCACGGTGCGTGGCGCTTCCCCGTCCGCGTGCCAGGAGAATCTGATCTGTTCCATGGGATGGAAGCTTCGCGTGACGCCGTACGAGCCGTCAGTGGCTCGCCAGTCGTCGCCCTTGGAGCCCAGTCGTCCGCCGGTGCCAAGCAAAGCCTCATTACCTGGCGGGGTCATGAGGGCCGACCAGACGTCGGCGAGGGGCTTGTGCACGGCGAGCGACACCTCAAGATTCGTGAGGTCTGCTGCGGGGTCTGCGGTTTGCATCGACTGCACCTCCTGCTGCGGCCAGCGTCGTTGCCGACCGTGGTACAACCCTAGCCGTGAGCGCCGACGAGCGCGGCTGAATCGCGCTTGGCCCGCCACACCAGATGAGCGATCAACGCGGCGGTCAGACCCGCCGCTACGGGCACCAGCATCGCGAGCCGTAGCCCGACGGCATCGGAGATGACGCCGATCAGCGGGGAGGTGCCAAGGAAGCCGAGTCGCATCAACCAGCCGAGCAACGCGACGCCGGATCCGTGCGCGAATCCGGGGATCCGGGCGGCGGCAGCGAAGGCCGCGGGAACCAGCGTTGCGCACCCGAAGCCGGTCAGCGCGAACCCGAGGTACGGGGCGAGGACCCCAGGTGCCGTCACCACCATCACGGCGCCGACCGCGACGAGCACACCCCCGAACCGGGCGACGGCTCCTCGACCCCACCGGTCCGTCATCGGGTCGCCGAGGATGCGCCCGACGAACTGGCTGAGCAGGACGACCGTGTAGCCCATCCCCGCCACCCCGATGGTCGCGCCCGCCTCGCTGGTCAGGAACAGGGTGACCCAGTTGTTGGCGATGTCCTCGATGAGCGTGCCGCAGATGGCCAGCAGCGCGATCGGGATCAGCAGTCGCCATGCGGATCGCGTCGGCGAGCCGGCCTCAGTTCCGGCGGCTGCCTCGGCGGGTGGTTGCCCGTCCTGCGGGGTGCCCGCGATGAGGCTGGCGACGATGGCGATGGCCGCCCAGAGTGCCCCGGTGACCGCCAGTTGGGGGCCGAGCGGAAGGCCCCTGGCCGCGCTCCAGGCCGCCACGGTGCCGCCGGTGGCCGCTCCGAGGCTCCACAGCGCGTGCAGCGAGTTGATGATCGAGCGGCCGCGCCATTCCTCGACCGTCACTCCCTGGATGTTCTGGGCCGCGTCGACCACGGCGTCGGTGAACCCGGCGAGCACAAACGGGAGGGCGAAGAGCACCGGGGTCGGCGCGAACCCCGCGAGCGCGATCAGCGCTCCGAGCAGGACCGAGCCGACAGCGGTCACCGTCCGCGCCCCGAAGCGCCTGACGAATGCCCCGCCTGCCGCGGCCGCCAGGATCGACCCGATCGGCATCGCGATCACCATGAGGCCGAACTGGGTGTTGCTGAGCGAGAACGCTGCCTTCACCTCTGGCAGTCGGGGCAGGATGCTCGCCACCAGAGCACCGTTGGTGAAGAACATCAGGGAGACGCCGACCTGGGCGAGTCGCGGAGAGGACATCCCCCGACGGTAAGTGCTTGAATGATCATGTGCAACGATCACTTCGTCATAAAACGATCATCCAGGCCCTGGGTGAGGGAGAGGTCAGGGTCGTTGACCTGATGCGGCTGACGGGCGCATCGAGCATCACCATCCGTCGCGACCTCGCCGAGCTTGCCGCGGTTGGGGCGCTCGAAAGGACCCACGGGGGCGCGCGTCGTCCGCTCAAGAGGGGCGCCCCGATGCCGTTCGCGTCCCGTCGGGAGGCCGACCAGCACGTCAAGGCCGCGCTAGCCAGGAGGGCCGCGGTACTCATCGCGGATGATGAGTCGGTCATCCTCGACAACGGCACGACCTGCTACTCGGTCGCACAGGAACTGGCCGGGCGGCCCCTGACGGTGCTTGCGCTCTCGCTCCATGCGGCAGCAGCGCTCGCGTCGCGGCCAGGGGCGAGCGTCTCGACTCCCGGAGGGCCCGTCGAGACGGACACGTTGGCGCTTGTGGGCTCTGCGGCCATGACGGCCGTGCTCAACTTCCGTGCCGACGTCGCGCTGCTCGGAGCCTGCTCCGCTGCGCCGGAGGACGGTCTGACAAGCACCACGTTCGAGGATGCCGAACTCAAGCGGGCGGTGATCGCCGCGTCCCGACGACGGATCCTGGTCACCTCCGCAGGGAAGCTGAGCCGCACCGCGAGCTTCCGGTTCGGTGACCCGGCAGACCTCACGCACCTGGTCACGACCGCCGACGCACCCGCCGACGCCCTGCATGCCTACCGCTGCGCCGGCGTCGAGATCCTGCTTGCGTAGATCTAGGGCTGCCGCCGGGGGGCCTCGGCTCCGGTGGCCCTGACCGGATCGACCGACCTCAGCGAGGCGGCCAGCGCTATGGCCACGCCGACCAGCGCGCCCGAGAACGTCGCGACGCCGGGCCATCCGTAGTGGGTCCAGATGAAGCCGGCCGCCGACCCGCATGCGCTGGAGCCGAAGTAGTAGAACGCGAGGTAGAGCGATCCCGCCATCCCCGTGCCGCGGCCCTTCCGCGACGCCCGCAGCGTCACCCAGGCGCTGGCCGTCCCGTGGGCCGCGAAGAATCCGGTCGTGATGAGGGCCACCCCGACGATGACCGCCGCCAGGCTGTCGAGGAGCGTGAACCCGATGCCGAGCAGGAAGACCAGCAGCGCGACCGGCACGACCCGGCTCGGCCCGAACCGCGCGGCGAGGCGCCCCGCGTATGGCGAACTGACCGAGCCGAGCAGATAGCTGACGAACACGAGGCTCGCCACCCCGACCGACAGGTTGAACGGCGCGCCCACCAGCCTGAACGCCAGTGCGTTGAACGCGGCCACGAAGGCGCCCATCGCGGTGAACCCGATGCAGTAGAGCCGCAGCAGCCCGTCGTCGAGCAGCATCCGCCGCGCGTTGGCCGCGAGTTCGGTGTGGTTGAGCGGCGTCGGCTGGAACCGTCGCGCCGGCGGCAGCAGCACTCCGAGGGAGACGGCGATCGCCAGCGACATGGCCCCGATCAGCCCGATGGCCCATTGCCAGCCCAGCACGTCGGCGATCACTCCGGTGAGGAGGCGGCCCGTCATCCCGCCGATCGCGGTGCCTCCGATGTAGAGCCCGGTCGCGGCGGAGGCCGACCTCGGTGCGATCTCGTCGCGCAGGTAGGCGGCGGCGACCGCGGGCAGCCCCGCGACGGCGAACCCGACCGCTGCCCGCAGCACCAGAAGCAGCGGCCACGAGGGCATGAACGCGACCGCCGTGCCGAGCAGTGCCGCGACAAGCAGCGTGACGCGCATCAGGTTCATGCGTCCGACGGCGTCCGAGAGTGGCCCGAACACCAGCAGCGCGACGCCCATCGCGACGGTCGTGACCGAGAGCGCGAGCGTTGCCGAGCCTGCACCGACGCCGAACTCGGAGGCCAGCAGCGGCAGCACAGGTTGGGGGCAGTAGACCAGCGCGAACGTCGCGAGGCCCGCGAGGAACAGGCCCAAGGTGATGCGCCGGTACTGCGCCTGGCCCGGGGCCCAACCCTCGAACGGGGCTGGGGCGGTGGTCACAACCCGATTCAACCACCCGCGGATCGATCCGTTCGGTGCCGGCCGGGCATCGTGTGGGGCTGCGTGAGGGGGGACGCGGTGCGGCGTCGGCACGCCCCCGCCGGTGGCGCGCCGGTGAGCGGGCCTAGAGTGTGCCCATGTCAGCCCTCGAAATCCACATCATCGCCGACTCCACCGGCGAGACCGCGGCCAGGATAGCCCGGGCCGCCGTGGCGCAGTTTCCCACGCGAGAGTTCACCATCGTCCGGCACAGGAAGATGAACTCGACGAAGGCGCTGATCCTGGCCCTCGAGGAGGTGCGCGACTCCGGCAACCCGGTCGCCGTCTTCTACACCCTCGTCAACGAGGAACTGTCCGACCTCGTGCGTAACTTCTGTCACGACGCCCGCATCCCCGTCGCCGATCTGATGACCGACGCCATGCACGCCCTTGAGCAGATCTCGGGGATCGAGGCGGATCAGGTCGCGATGCGCGCGCCCGGCGTCGAGGCTGAGTATTTCGTGCGGATGTCGGCGATCGACTTCGCGGTCCGCAACGACGACGGTGCGATGCCCGGCGCGCTGCACGAGGCCGACATCTGCCTTGTCGGCCCCTCCCGATCCGGCAAGACGCCCCTGTCGATCTACCTCGGCTACCTCGGCTACAAGGCCGTCAACGTGCCGCTGGTGCCGGGGATCGCGCCGCCGCCCGAACTGTTCACGATCGACAAGTGGCGCATCATCGGGCTCACGATGGACGCTGAGCGACTGCTGAAGATCCGCGGCGAGCGGGTGCGTGGGATGGGTGGCTTCGGCACCAAGGACGGCTACGCCGACCTCGTCAAGATCTACGACGAACTCGACGAGATCGCCAAGGTCCACCGCAAGTTGGGGGCACCCATCATCGACACGACCGGCGTCGCGCTGGAGGAGGCGGCCTCGCGGATCATCGACATCGTCGACGAGCGCGCCAAGAAGGTCGGCGCGCGGCTACGCCGTCCACCGGGCGTCGTGCGGGCAGGGGACTCCTGGCGCCCCTAGCCGCGCGGGTCTGTGACCCGCGCACCGAAGGCCTCGTCGCGCCGCCTGCCTGGTCGCCCGCCGCAGTCGTGGCGTGGGGCGCACGAACACCGGGTCGCTGCTCTACGCCCACCACCGCCGGCACCCTGCCGTCAGGGGCCGACACGGTTGCGTGAAGCGTTTGCTTCTAACGATCCCCGCCCCTCGCGCCCGCGCCATGGGGGCTAGGCTTTGGAAAAAGGACGAAGTTGTCCTTCAACCTGGGCAGTCAAAGGAGATTTCCCCACCATGAGTGACGATCGTTACATCTACGACCTTTCTGACGGCGACGCGAGCATGAAGAACCTGCTCGGCGGCAAGGGTGCCGGCGTCGCGGAGATGAACAAGGTCGGAGTTCCGGTACCCGACGCCTTCACCGTCACGACGACGGCATGTGTCGAGACCATGAACAACGGCGGCCAGTGGCCCGAGGGCCTCGACACGCAGATCGCCGAAGGCCTCGCACGACTCGAGGAACGCACCGGCCGCAAGCTCGGTGCCGCAGAGAAGCCGTTGCTGGTCTCCGTGCGCTCCGGCGCCGTGTTCTCGATGCCGGGCATGATGGACACGATCCTCAACCTCGGCATGTCCGACGACTCCGTGATGGCGCTTGCCGAGGAGTTCGGCAACGAGCGCTTCGCGTGGGACTGCTACCGGCGCTTCATCCAGATGTACGGCGAGGTCGTCGAGTCGATCCCCGGCCACCTGTACGAGGACGCGCTGAGCGAACTCAAGCACGCCCGCGGCGTCGAGAACGACACCGACCTGACGGCAGCCGACCTCAAGGAACTCGTCGGCAGCTTCAAGGAGATCTCCAACGAGGCGCTCGGCGGGGAGTGGACCTCCGACCCGCGTGAGCAGCTCAACCGCGCCGTCAACGCGGTGTTCAAGTCGTGGGGTAACCCCCGCGCCGAGGTGTACCGCCGCGCCAACAACATCCCCGCCAGCCTCGGCACCGCCGTCAACATCATGCAGATGGTCTTCGGCAACCGCGGCGACACGTCCGCCACCGGAGTGTGTTTCACCCGAGACCCGTCCACCGGCGAGAAGGCCCTCTACGGCGAGTTCCTCGTCAACGCCCAGGGAGAGGACGTCGTCGCGGGCATCCGCACGCCGCGGCCGCTCGCCGAGATGCAGGAGGTGCTCCCCGAGGCGTACCAGCAGCTCATCGACACCATGCACAAGATGGAGCAGCACTACAGGGACATGCAGGACATGGAGTTCACCGTCGAGGACGGGCATCTCTACCTGCTGCAGACGCGCAACGGCAAGCGCACCGCCGCGGCGGCGCTCAAGGTCGCATCGGACCTCGTCGACGAGGGCGTCATCTCCAAGGAAGAGGCGCTGCTGCGCATCGAACCCGCCCAGCTCGACCAGTTGCTGCACCCGGCCATCGACCCCAATCACGGCAAGCAGTCCATCGCCACCGGCCTGCCCGCATCGCCCGGTGCGGCCGTCGGTGAGGTCGTCTTCGACGCCGACACCGCCGCCGAGCGCGGCGAACGCGGCGAGCCGGTCGTGTTGGTCCGCTTCGAGACCACCCCTGACGACATCCACGGCGTGATCGTGGCGCAGGGCATCCTGACCGCCCACGGCGGCATGACCTCCCACGCGGCGGTCGTGGCCCGAGGCATGGGCAAGCCATGTGTGGCGGGCGCGGCAGGCATCAAGATCGACCCGGTCGCCAAGACGCTGACCATCGGCGATCGCGTGCTCAACGAGGGCGACGTCGTCACCCTCGACGGCACCACCGGCCAGGTCTACGGCGAGGCGCTCGATCTCATCCCGCCGCAGATCAACGAGGACTTCACCCGCCTCGTCGAGTGGGCGGACGGCGTCCGTCGGCTTGGCGTGCGCGCCAACGCCGACAACTTCGACGACGCGTCCAAGGCCCGAGAGCTTGGCGCCGAGGGCATCGGCCTGTGCCGCACCGAGCACATGTTCATGGCCCAGGATCGGCTCCCTGCGGTTCGCAAGATGATCCTCGCCGAGAACGCCGACCAGCGCGCCGCCGCCCTCGCCGAGATCCTGCCCATGCAGCAGGTCGACTTCGAGGGCATCTTCACCGCCATGAAGGGCCTTCCCGTCACCGTCCGACTGCTCGACCCGCCACTGCACGAGTTCCTCCCGAATCTGGTGGAGCAGTCGCTGCTGGTCCAGAGGCTGGAGCTGCAAGGCGGCGATGCGACCGCGCTCGCCGAGGCCCGCCAGACGCTGGCGCAGGTCAAGAAGTTGCACGAGCTCAACCCGATGCTCGGCACCCGCGGCGTCCGTCTCGCGATGCTGTACCCGGAGATTCCCGACATGCAGGCCCGCGCCATCGTGCGTGCGGCGCTCGCGGTGCTCGACCGCGAGGGCGAGACGGTCGGCGTCGAGATCATGATCCCGCTCGTCGCGCTGAGCCAGGAACTCGACACCCAGCGCCAGATCGTCGTCGCGGCCGTCGAGGACGAGCTCGCCAAGGCCGGTCGTCAGCTCGACTACACCGTCGGGACGATGATCGAACTGCCGCGCGCCGCGCTCGTCGCGGACCAGATCGCCAAGTACGCCGACTTCTTCTCGTTCGGCACAAACGATCTGACCCAGACGGCCATCGG is a genomic window containing:
- the ppdK gene encoding pyruvate, phosphate dikinase encodes the protein MSDDRYIYDLSDGDASMKNLLGGKGAGVAEMNKVGVPVPDAFTVTTTACVETMNNGGQWPEGLDTQIAEGLARLEERTGRKLGAAEKPLLVSVRSGAVFSMPGMMDTILNLGMSDDSVMALAEEFGNERFAWDCYRRFIQMYGEVVESIPGHLYEDALSELKHARGVENDTDLTAADLKELVGSFKEISNEALGGEWTSDPREQLNRAVNAVFKSWGNPRAEVYRRANNIPASLGTAVNIMQMVFGNRGDTSATGVCFTRDPSTGEKALYGEFLVNAQGEDVVAGIRTPRPLAEMQEVLPEAYQQLIDTMHKMEQHYRDMQDMEFTVEDGHLYLLQTRNGKRTAAAALKVASDLVDEGVISKEEALLRIEPAQLDQLLHPAIDPNHGKQSIATGLPASPGAAVGEVVFDADTAAERGERGEPVVLVRFETTPDDIHGVIVAQGILTAHGGMTSHAAVVARGMGKPCVAGAAGIKIDPVAKTLTIGDRVLNEGDVVTLDGTTGQVYGEALDLIPPQINEDFTRLVEWADGVRRLGVRANADNFDDASKARELGAEGIGLCRTEHMFMAQDRLPAVRKMILAENADQRAAALAEILPMQQVDFEGIFTAMKGLPVTVRLLDPPLHEFLPNLVEQSLLVQRLELQGGDATALAEARQTLAQVKKLHELNPMLGTRGVRLAMLYPEIPDMQARAIVRAALAVLDREGETVGVEIMIPLVALSQELDTQRQIVVAAVEDELAKAGRQLDYTVGTMIELPRAALVADQIAKYADFFSFGTNDLTQTAIGISRDDAENGFLTTYVMERVLERNPFESIDVDGVGALVEIGVEKGRSVKPGLKTGVCGEHGGDPDSITFFNSAGLDYVSCSPFRVPIARFAAARAVLNQG
- a CDS encoding DeoR/GlpR family DNA-binding transcription regulator; the encoded protein is MQRSLRHKTIIQALGEGEVRVVDLMRLTGASSITIRRDLAELAAVGALERTHGGARRPLKRGAPMPFASRREADQHVKAALARRAAVLIADDESVILDNGTTCYSVAQELAGRPLTVLALSLHAAAALASRPGASVSTPGGPVETDTLALVGSAAMTAVLNFRADVALLGACSAAPEDGLTSTTFEDAELKRAVIAASRRRILVTSAGKLSRTASFRFGDPADLTHLVTTADAPADALHAYRCAGVEILLA
- a CDS encoding PQQ-binding-like beta-propeller repeat protein; translated protein: MTDDVIELAELTRPAPEARWTGRHTGLVFAALVIIAGIIAALTFLTAPLPPGDRLTLQAAPLPAWTTKLADDESAIGIGGDLIVIHQRRLGDQGAAVRGIDPTSGRELWRHNVRGQAGPLLVRNLPGTGWLALQAGSEVTLLDRLTGAQAGRFTLPDGDGGDAWFGSSDKGTLLMAVPSYGSVGRVLTVSRLSAPDPRAVVWSREVPLNAVLMLALRQMDVVEREGLLLVRSADGWRGSGRYSLALRASDGRAPDWTRGVERFVIARGVAVFGVDGRLEGRELRTGRELWRLQPASAYLFGTDSALIIESMGELRRLDPYSGRTQWTTAVGSVFTALVEHGDQLVFYEGAQTIFPDRGTTKADSAAPWVAALDLSTGRPLWRTTTPSPVLDVMLGTETVIARMYDAHDTSPTFEVAALTEGGAISWVWRDQRDSWSLTRLGSHLATIDPDGTLTLWN
- a CDS encoding PQQ-binding-like beta-propeller repeat protein; the protein is MKVDADPGSADARAEFLDLDEAPTRGPLVTWTPRRTLATVAIGVAAALVATLAVALWPRPDPPLDLVGMVGGPVVAWERPLTNPRQVPLLFPCGAERVALVEMTAPDLTVTCLEAADGREAWTAKVPDQRSLEVRDLVGTPYLAVGAAPEVTLLNRKTGSIAGRVPLPTQTSDFPATLSGTTSGRLLIASTWTAGLNSGLRVTALKGLDASEPRWRVDLPTHDAGAGFQGGYRPVEERRGYLWDPEHDASGFALALDARTGEQPPWSAAASRLGVVDDVVAAQEPGGVSGYEISSGRLLWQVKGDHSLAVAGERTVILIDAPEPDATLEPGSGGLTSTVSAIDPWTGRERWRAQVPLMASVARVTGDGVLVSNLRTINGNAALTMLALDDGAVRWSHEIDGYTGLFTALGEGYVMVDGWTMTSDPDSSAVASLNDEALFAIDLATGEERWRLDASTPQVVGRRVVDIVDGKVVAYR
- a CDS encoding pyruvate, water dikinase regulatory protein, with product MSALEIHIIADSTGETAARIARAAVAQFPTREFTIVRHRKMNSTKALILALEEVRDSGNPVAVFYTLVNEELSDLVRNFCHDARIPVADLMTDAMHALEQISGIEADQVAMRAPGVEAEYFVRMSAIDFAVRNDDGAMPGALHEADICLVGPSRSGKTPLSIYLGYLGYKAVNVPLVPGIAPPPELFTIDKWRIIGLTMDAERLLKIRGERVRGMGGFGTKDGYADLVKIYDELDEIAKVHRKLGAPIIDTTGVALEEAASRIIDIVDERAKKVGARLRRPPGVVRAGDSWRP
- a CDS encoding MFS transporter translates to MTTAPAPFEGWAPGQAQYRRITLGLFLAGLATFALVYCPQPVLPLLASEFGVGAGSATLALSVTTVAMGVALLVFGPLSDAVGRMNLMRVTLLVAALLGTAVAFMPSWPLLLVLRAAVGFAVAGLPAVAAAYLRDEIAPRSASAATGLYIGGTAIGGMTGRLLTGVIADVLGWQWAIGLIGAMSLAIAVSLGVLLPPARRFQPTPLNHTELAANARRMLLDDGLLRLYCIGFTAMGAFVAAFNALAFRLVGAPFNLSVGVASLVFVSYLLGSVSSPYAGRLAARFGPSRVVPVALLVFLLGIGFTLLDSLAAVIVGVALITTGFFAAHGTASAWVTLRASRKGRGTGMAGSLYLAFYYFGSSACGSAAGFIWTHYGWPGVATFSGALVGVAIALAASLRSVDPVRATGAEAPRRQP
- a CDS encoding SRPBCC domain-containing protein — translated: MQTADPAADLTNLEVSLAVHKPLADVWSALMTPPGNEALLGTGGRLGSKGDDWRATDGSYGVTRSFHPMEQIRFSWHADGEAPRTVVDLRLSDQDGHTRLDLAQDRLPVDADLDALSSHWEDALTRLADLA
- a CDS encoding MFS transporter, translating into MSSPRLAQVGVSLMFFTNGALVASILPRLPEVKAAFSLSNTQFGLMVIAMPIGSILAAAAGGAFVRRFGARTVTAVGSVLLGALIALAGFAPTPVLFALPFVLAGFTDAVVDAAQNIQGVTVEEWRGRSIINSLHALWSLGAATGGTVAAWSAARGLPLGPQLAVTGALWAAIAIVASLIAGTPQDGQPPAEAAAGTEAGSPTRSAWRLLIPIALLAICGTLIEDIANNWVTLFLTSEAGATIGVAGMGYTVVLLSQFVGRILGDPMTDRWGRGAVARFGGVLVAVGAVMVVTAPGVLAPYLGFALTGFGCATLVPAAFAAAARIPGFAHGSGVALLGWLMRLGFLGTSPLIGVISDAVGLRLAMLVPVAAGLTAALIAHLVWRAKRDSAALVGAHG